From Deltaproteobacteria bacterium:
GTCAGCGCGAGCGCCGAGACGACACCGACGGGGCCGGCGCCGGCGATGATGATGCGGGTCTGTGACATGCAAGCGTCCTTTAAGACAAAGGCCCAAGTCATTACGACCCGGGCCTTTGTGGTTGAGCAAGAAATTCGAGTTTGAAATTCTACACTCCGCCAAACCCCTCATCCTGAGCTTCGGCCAACAACCAAGGATCTTTGATCTGCGTCGTTGGGCCGCGGCCGCTCAATACGCCGACGACTTCTCTCGCTGCGTGGCTTTGGCAGTCGACGTAGGATTCGTCGGAGTTGGCTGAGGTGTGGCAGGTGACGATGACGTTGGGCAGCGTTAATATTTTGTGATCCGCCGGCAACGGTTCGGGATCGGTGACATCCAGTGCGGCGCCGGAGAGTTCGCCGGCTACCAGGGCGTCATATAATCCATCGGTGTCGACCAGGCCGCCGCGGGCGCAGTTGATCAGGTACGCCGATTTCTTCATCATTTTAAATTGTGGCATGCCGAACATGTGTCGCGTCTGTTTGGTCAGCGGCGCGTGGACGCTGATGAAGTCGGAGGTTTTTACCAACTCATCAAAGGAGACCATTTTCACGTTCATCTGTTCGGCGACTTTTGGATCGAGATAGGGATCGAAGGTTTGGACATTCAATCTCATCCCCTGGGCGCGCGGCGCGACTTGTTTGCCGACGTGGCCCAAGCCGACAATGCCCATGGTGCAGCCTTGGATGCGATACACGCGGCCGCGGTAGGCGTGCAGTTCGGCAGTGTGGCGTTTCCATTTGCCGTCGTGGACATATTGGTTCATGCGCACGAGTTTGCGCGAGATGGCGATCATTAAACCGATGGCTTGCTCGGCGACTTCGATGGAATTGCATCCCGCGGCGTTGCAGATGATCAGGCCGTGGTCGGCGGCGGCTTTGAGGTCCATGCGATCGACACCGACGCCGGTGCGGCAGACGACTTTGACGCGCTTCATTTTTGAGATGATGTCCCGCGACAGCGGCACCGAACCGTGCATGATGATGCCGTCGGCGTCTTGGGCCATTTCAATCACTTCGGCGTCCGTGGTCGGACGGCGGATGGTCATGTCGGCGTCGATCTCGGCCAGGATCGGCTTGAGCAGATCCACCGGAACGTCGTTGCTGCCAAAATAAACTACGTGAAACTTACCCATGTGACTCAAACCTCCAGTCCGTAAAAGCGCTTCGGATTGTCCCATAAAATTTTCCGGCGCGCTTCCTGTGAGAGATGCTTATTCGTGGTGAGATCGCCGACGGTGCGGTCGGGGAATTTGCCGATGCAATCGCTGTGCGGATAGTCGGTGGCGACCAGCAAATAATCTTCACCGACATGTTCGACAAATACCGGCGCCAACTCTTCGCCGGCTTCGGCGCTGGTCCAGCATTGGCGTTTGAAATAATAGCTCGGTTTTTCCTTGGTCGTCTTGGCTTGGCCATGGCCGGCATGTTCCCAATGCTCGTCCATGCGTTCCAACCAGAAGGGCACCCAGCCGCAGCCGGATTCTAAATGGGCGACTTTGAGCTTGGGAAATTTTTCCAGTACGCCGTCGGCGCAGAGATTCAAGCAGGAAAGCATCTGTTCCAAGGGATGGCAGGCGACGTGGCGGCCAAACTCGCTGTAGCGGTCCGAGCCGGCTTGCGCCAGTACAGTGCGCGCGCCTTCGTGAACGCAGACGGTCATGCCGAGGTCGGCGGCGGTGGCGTAGATCGGGTCATAGTCCGCGCTCGACATGGTGCGGCCGCAGATTTTATTAGGGCGCCAGAAGATGCCGACCAGGCCCAATTTTTTCGCGTACTTCAATTCTTCCACCGCGCGCACCGGGTCTTGGAGCGGGATCAAGGCGACGCCGTATAATCTTTTACCGCTGGCGCTGCAATAATCCGACATCCGAGTGTTGTAGGCGCGGCAGATGGCGGCGGAGAGTTCCGGATCCAAATTATCGCGCCACATGATGTAGAGGCCGACGGTAGGGAAGAGCACGCCGATGTCGACGCCTTCCTTGTCCATGTCGCGGACGTTGGATGCGGTATCGAACTTCGACGCCAAAGCGTCGGCGAAGGTCTCGCGCCACTTTTTCGAAGCGGCGAAGGTAAAGCCGAAGTCTTCTTGCTTGGTCGCGTCGCGTAGGCGATCGGCGTCGGAGATCAATTCGCCGTCCACACGACGATACGACTGATTGGGTCCTTGAATGTCGACTCGGCTGCGAAACTTCTCTGGCAGATATTTGGCGAACAGATCCGACGGCTCGAGCACATGGCGGTCGGCGTCGATGATCTTGAATCCATCTCTCATGATCGAACTCCTTCGTTAGATTGCGATTGGCTAGCGCGGTGAGAAGTCGCTGGGACCGACAAACTGCCGCGCGCCACGTCATTCATAAGACGAGTTCATGAGAGTAGTCAACAGTAAGTGGGCACACGCCATCGGTGTCGCAAAATCACGCGCAGCGATACTTTTTCTGCCGTTCGAGTTTTTCACCAACCGGGAAAAGATTCGACCCGCCGGGATGGCGCCGCCACGCTGATCGTGAATCGCGATCGGTATTGCGCCGGGGTCTTGCGCGTTCACGCGTGAGATAATACACACCACAAGAAAGCTATTCGAGGAGACCCATCATGAAAAACCAGTTCGACGGCGGTGACGCCATCGTTGAAGCATTCCGCAAGCTCGGAGTCGAATACATTCTATCTTCTCCAGGCACTGAATGGGCGCCGGTATGGGAATCCATGGCCAAGCAGGCGCACCGGCGCAAGGATGGTCCCAAACTTTTGGACGTATGGCACGAAACCCTCGCCGTCGACATGGCGGCGGGTTACACGCTTGCCACCGGTCGGATGCAGGGCGTGTTGCTGCACGCGGGCGCCGGCCTCTTGCAGGGCGCGATGGGGATTCACGCCGCCTTTGTCGCCGGGGTGCCGATGGTGGTGATCTCAGGCGAGTCGATGACCTACGGCGAGCAGCCCGAGTTCGACCCGGGCGCCCAGTGGATCGGCAATCTCAGCATCGTCGGCGGCACGACGCACCTGGTCGATGCGATCGTCAAATATGGCTCGGTAGCGGGCAGTGTCCACACGCTCTACGAAAGCGTCATCCGCGCCGGCGAGCTGGCGCAGCGCCAACCGACGGGACCGACTTACCTGTCGGTTTCGACGGAAACGTTGATGGATGGCTGGACGCCGCCGGCCAATCCACGCATGGTTCCGTCCGCGCCGCGCCTGCTGACTGCGCCGGAGGATATTGCAAAGCTTGCCGCCGAGCTCTCGAAGGCGAAACGCCCCGTGGTGCTCACCGAAGGCGCCGGCCAGGAGGTCGAGACCTACGAGGCGTTGATCGCGCTGTGCGAGAAGTTCGCGCTGCCGGTGGTCGAGAAGCCCGGCGCCCTGTTCGCCAACTTCCCCAAGGATCATCCACTTTATCAAGGCACCGACATCAAACCGTTCTGGAACGACATGGACCTCGCGCTCGTCGTGCGGGTGCGTGTCCCATGGTACCCGCCGAGCAGCCGTCCGCCTAAGGCATCCGTCGCCATGGTCGACGAAGTGCCGCACAATTCGGCGATGGCCTATCAGAGCCATCAGGCTGACCTGTACCTGGAAGGCAACGTCGCGCAGACGCTACGCGATTTGGCCGCTGCCGCCACGGTCGACAAGGCGGCGGTGGAGGCAAGACGCAAAGATCTCAGCGCTGCGCACGATGCGATGGTCGAGAAAAGAAATGCGGCACAAGCAGCGGCGCGTAAGCAGACACCGATCGATCCGGTGTGGCTGTGCGCGTCTCTGAATGCCGTGATGCCCAAAGATACAATCTATATCGATGAGGTCACGACTCACACCGCCACACTGCGCCAACATCTCGTATGGAACCAGCCGCAAAGCTTGTTCACCCGCCAGGGCGGTCTCGGACAGGGGCTGGGTCTTTCGCTGGGGATTAAGTTGGGCAAGCCGGAGCGGCAGGTCGTGACGCTGATCGGCGACGGTGCGTTCCTGTACAACCCGGCGCTTGGCTGCCTTGGAGCGTCGCGCGATTACAAACTGCCGTTCATGGCGGTTATCTTTAACAACAAGAAATACGCCGCCATGCAGGGCATGCATCAGAAGATGTATCCGGACGGGATCGCCGCGGAAATCGATCTCTACCACGGTACCCACATCCACGCACCCGACTTCGTCAAGGTCGCCGAATCCGTCGGCGGCTACGGCGAGCAGGTGACCGATCCAGAGAAACTCCAGGACGCGCTGAAGCGCGGCCTCGAAGCCAACGGGAGAGGCCAGCTGGCGATCATCGATGTGAGCGTTGCATAGATGATACGGAGGGGGCGGTTGTTCCGACGGGAGCAACCGCTCCTTCATAGGTCAAGATGAAAGACATTTATTTCGCGACAATCTTCACAGAACGCTTCGGCAGATCCAAGATCCCCGAACGCCGTTCGGTCCGTGATTCAGGCCATGCGTTTGCGCAGCGGACAAATTGTAAACCGCATGCTTAATTGGATAATCGCCTAGGCCATCGTGGCAAATCCTTCTTTCACGTCTTTCTCGCAGGCGAGCAGTTTATTGGCGCTCGGTCGCTCCAGCATGCCCGCGAAATTTGCCGCGACGTTGGGGAAGGCTCAGATGTCTAGCTCCAATTTGCTGCAAGTAGACGGCACGCCTGGCTCGTAGTAGATTGACGCGCAATCATGAATGTTCGGCGCACACGGTTAATTACCGGGTTAATCCTGCTGACCTATCTGTCGACGCATTTGCTCAATCATGCGCTCGGTTTGATTTCCCTCGACGCCATGGAATGGGGGCGCTATTGGTTTTTGCTTTTGTGGCGCAATCCGCTCGGGACGATCGCGTTGTACGGCGCGCTCCTGACACACTTCAGTTTGGCGCTGTGGGCTTTGTACCAGCGGCGCCGATTGCGCTTGCCGTTTTGGGAAGCGCTGCAGTTGCTTCTCGGTCTGACGATTCCCGCGCTGCTGTCGATTCACATCGTCGGCACACGCTTGATGCATGAATATTTCGGCGTCGACGATTCCTATCGCTTGATGGTCCTCACGTTGTGGCATGCTTCGCCGGTGGCCGGCCTGCGCCAGGCGACGCTGATTTTAATCGCTTGGACGCATGGCTGCATCGGCTTTGGTTTTTGGTTAAGGCTGAAACCTTGGTTCAATCGGTGGGCGCCGTATTTATTGACAGTCGCTTTGTTGCTGCCGGTGTGCGGTCTGTTGGGCTTCGTATCCGCGGGACGGGAAATTTCCAACTTGATCGCCAATCAGCCCGCCTGGCTCAATAGTTTTCTCCTCGCCGCCAAGGTGCCGCCGCAGAGTCAGCGCCAGCTGCTTTATGACATTAACGACGGCATCTGGTGGTTTTGCGGCATCGGTTTGCTCATCGCTCTATGCGCGCGCATCGTGCGCCACTGGTCCGAAGGCGGGACGCGCGTGCGCATCGCATATCCGGGCGGGCAGATCGTCCAAGCGCCGCGCAACTTTTCGGTTCTGGAAGCGAGCCGGCTCCACGGTATTCCCCATGCATCGGTTTGCGGCGGGCGCGGCCGTTGCTCGACTTGCCGGATTCGCGTTGTTGCCGGTTTCTCCGCATTGCCATCGGCGGGCGCCGGCGAACAAAAAGTTTTGCAGCGGGTCGGCGCCGCGCCCAACGTGCGCTTAGCTTGTCAACTACGGCCGACCCATGATTTGAGCGTCGCGCCCATGTTGCCGGCGGGCGCGCAGCCGGATGCGGGCTACTTGCCGCCGAGTTATCTCGCCGGCCAGGAACTCAACATCGCGGTGCTGTTCGCCGACATCCGTTCGTTCACCGGCATCGCCGAGCAGAAGCTGCCCTACGATTTAGTTTTTCTGCTCAATCAATATTTCGAGTCGGTGGGCGAGGCGATCGTCGCAGCTGGCGGCATCGTCGACAAGTTCATCGGCGACGGCGCCATGGCGTTGTTCGGCGTCGATAGCGGACCGGAAGAAGGCTGCCGCCAGGCGGTGACGGCGGCGGTAAAGATGCTCGAAGGCATCGATCGTTTGAGCCGAGATTTTGCCGCCGATCTCGCCGAGCCGCTGCGCATCGGCATCGGCATTCACTGCGGCCCGGCGGTGGTCGGCCGCATGGGTTACGGCACGGCGATAACGCTCACCGCCATCGGCGATACGGTGAATGTGGCGAGCCGCCTGCAAGATTTGACCAAGGAATATAAATGTCAGCTGATTTTTTCCGAGGAAGTCGCCAAGTAAGCCAACGTCGACGTGAGTTCGTTACCGCGCCATGATGTGACGGTGCGCAATCGCGGTGAGGCGTTGGCGGTGTTCGCGGTGAAGGAGGCGGAGAGGTTGGGAAGCCAGTTATCAGTTGTCAGTGGTCAGTAGTCGGTTCATTTAGGAGCGGCGCGTGCTTTTCCGTAGTTTGCCGGCGATGGCGCTGACGGCTTCATTTAATTCTTCGATTCGCAGTAGACGGCAGCTCCAATAAAAAGCCACCGTTGCTAGAGCAATCGCCGCGATCACTCGGATAAATTCGAGCAGCAATCCTTGCAACGGCAGCGCGCCGGCGAATTCGTTGGCTAACCAGGCGACTAGCGCCATGGGCATCGTCGCACCGCAAATTTTTAGCACCGTGGTGCCAAGACGGCGGCCGTCGAGGCGGCCCAAACGGCGGCGCATCAAGATTGCCAGCAGCAAAAAATTCACCAGCGCTACGGCGGAAGTGGAAAACGCCAGGCCGACGTGGCCGAAGCGGCTGACCAGCAGTGAGTTCATTACATAATTGACCGCGATGGACGCCAGGCTGATCAGCATCGGCGTGCGCGCGTCGTTCAAGGCGTAAAACGCCGGCGATAAAACTTTGATCGCGCCGTAACCAGCCAGGCCGATGGAGTACGCGGCGAGAGCATTCGCCGTTTGCGCGGTGTCGAAGGCGGAGAACTTGCCGTGCTCAAATATCAGCGCGACGATCGGTTGCG
This genomic window contains:
- a CDS encoding thiamine pyrophosphate-binding protein; the protein is MKNQFDGGDAIVEAFRKLGVEYILSSPGTEWAPVWESMAKQAHRRKDGPKLLDVWHETLAVDMAAGYTLATGRMQGVLLHAGAGLLQGAMGIHAAFVAGVPMVVISGESMTYGEQPEFDPGAQWIGNLSIVGGTTHLVDAIVKYGSVAGSVHTLYESVIRAGELAQRQPTGPTYLSVSTETLMDGWTPPANPRMVPSAPRLLTAPEDIAKLAAELSKAKRPVVLTEGAGQEVETYEALIALCEKFALPVVEKPGALFANFPKDHPLYQGTDIKPFWNDMDLALVVRVRVPWYPPSSRPPKASVAMVDEVPHNSAMAYQSHQADLYLEGNVAQTLRDLAAAATVDKAAVEARRKDLSAAHDAMVEKRNAAQAAARKQTPIDPVWLCASLNAVMPKDTIYIDEVTTHTATLRQHLVWNQPQSLFTRQGGLGQGLGLSLGIKLGKPERQVVTLIGDGAFLYNPALGCLGASRDYKLPFMAVIFNNKKYAAMQGMHQKMYPDGIAAEIDLYHGTHIHAPDFVKVAESVGGYGEQVTDPEKLQDALKRGLEANGRGQLAIIDVSVA
- a CDS encoding adenylate/guanylate cyclase domain-containing protein, with amino-acid sequence MNVRRTRLITGLILLTYLSTHLLNHALGLISLDAMEWGRYWFLLLWRNPLGTIALYGALLTHFSLALWALYQRRRLRLPFWEALQLLLGLTIPALLSIHIVGTRLMHEYFGVDDSYRLMVLTLWHASPVAGLRQATLILIAWTHGCIGFGFWLRLKPWFNRWAPYLLTVALLLPVCGLLGFVSAGREISNLIANQPAWLNSFLLAAKVPPQSQRQLLYDINDGIWWFCGIGLLIALCARIVRHWSEGGTRVRIAYPGGQIVQAPRNFSVLEASRLHGIPHASVCGGRGRCSTCRIRVVAGFSALPSAGAGEQKVLQRVGAAPNVRLACQLRPTHDLSVAPMLPAGAQPDAGYLPPSYLAGQELNIAVLFADIRSFTGIAEQKLPYDLVFLLNQYFESVGEAIVAAGGIVDKFIGDGAMALFGVDSGPEEGCRQAVTAAVKMLEGIDRLSRDFAADLAEPLRIGIGIHCGPAVVGRMGYGTAITLTAIGDTVNVASRLQDLTKEYKCQLIFSEEVAK